The Amycolatopsis sp. NBC_01480 genome segment GCCCTCGGCGGCGATCTGCCCGGCCTTCATCGCGATCAGATGATCGCCATAGCGGGCAGCGAGGTTGAGGTCGTGCAGCACGATCACCACGGTGGTGCCGTCCGCGCGGTTCAGATCCGACAGCAGGTCCAGCACCTCGATCTGGTGGCTGATGTCGAGGAACGTGGTGGGCTCGTCGAGCAGCAGCAACGGCGTGCGCTGTGCGAGCGCCATCGCGATCCACACCCGCTGGCGCTGCCCGCCGGAAAGCTCGTCGACCGGGCGGCTCGCCAGCTCGACGGTGTCGGTGGCGAGCATCGCGCGCGCCACGGCCTCGTCGTCCTCGGCGGTCCAGCGGCGGAACAGGCCCTGGTGCGGGTAGCGGCCACGGCCGACCAGATCGGCGACGGTGATGCCCTCCGGCGCCGTCGGCGACTGCGGCAGCAGGCCCAGCACCGTCGCCACATCCTTGCTGCGTAAGGAAGAGATGCTTTTTCCGTCGAGGTACACGGCGCCGGCCGACGGGCTGAGCAGGCGGGCGAGGCCACGCAGCAGCGTCGACTTCCCGCAGGCGTTGGTCCCGACGATCATCGTCACGCGGCCCTCGGGAATGGCCGCCGTGAGATCGTCCACAACGGTCACCGGGCCGTAGCCGAGGGTCAGGCGCTCGGTGCGCAGGGTGGGGGTCAACAGCATTCCCTCTCAGACTCGGCCGGCGCGATTCGCGGTCGCGAGCAGCAGGAGCAGGTACGGCGCTCCGACCGCGCCCGTGACCACCCCGACCGGCAGCTGCGCGCCGAGCAGGTGCTGCGCGGCGAAGTCGCCGAGCAGGGTCACGAGCGCGCCGGTGAGCGCGGGCGGGACGAGCCCGGTGCGGGCGCCGCCGGCCAGCCGGGTCGCGATCGGGTTGGCCACGAACGCCACAAACGCCACCGGGCCCGCCGCCGCGGTCGCGAACGCGGCAAACGCCGTCGCCACCACGAGCAGCAGGAGCCGGGTCCGTTCGACGCGCAGGCCGAGGCCCGCCGCCGTGTCGTCGCCGAGTTGCAGCCCGGTGAGCGCGCGGCTGAGCACCAGCGCCGCGGGCACCAGCACCACCAGCGCGATCGCGAGCGGCACGACGTGGTCCCAGCCGCGCCCGTTGAGATTTCCGGTCAGCCACACCAATGCCTGCTGCGCGAGCGTGACGTCGGCCCAGGTCATCAGGTACGACACGACACTGGTCAGCACGGCGCCGACACCCACGCCGATCAGCACCAGCCGGTAGCCGCTCACGCCGCCGCGCCGCGCGAGCAGGTAGATCACCGCGCCGGTGACGAGCGCGCCGCCGAGCGCCGCGGCCGAGACCACCGCGCCGGACACGCCGAACAGGAGGATGCACAGCACTGCCGCCGCGCTCGCGCCCTGCGTCACCCCGATCACGTCGGGGCTCGCCAGCGGGTTTCGCAGCAGCCGTTGGAAAAGCGCGCCCGCGAGTCCGAACGCGACCCCCACGAGCAGGCCCGTCACCGCCCGCGGCAGGCGCAGCTCCGTCACCACGTACGCGCCGCCGCCGGTGCCATTCCCCAGCAGGATGCCCGGCAGATCACCGAGCGGAACGGTGAAGTCACCGACTGCCAACGAAAGCGCGAAGACCGTCACCAGCGCAACGGCCAGCACCAGCGAAACGACCCGGACGCGCGCGGCCCCGTGACGCCGCGCCGTCTTGACCACACGGACGGCTTCGGCCAGCGGCGCGCTCACACGGTCACCAGCTTCCGGCGGCGCACCAGCACGATGAACAACGGCGCCCCGATCACCGCGGTGACGATGCCCACCTGCACCTCCGCGGGGCGGGCGACGACCCG includes the following:
- a CDS encoding FecCD family ABC transporter permease, with product MSAPLAEAVRVVKTARRHGAARVRVVSLVLAVALVTVFALSLAVGDFTVPLGDLPGILLGNGTGGGAYVVTELRLPRAVTGLLVGVAFGLAGALFQRLLRNPLASPDVIGVTQGASAAAVLCILLFGVSGAVVSAAALGGALVTGAVIYLLARRGGVSGYRLVLIGVGVGAVLTSVVSYLMTWADVTLAQQALVWLTGNLNGRGWDHVVPLAIALVVLVPAALVLSRALTGLQLGDDTAAGLGLRVERTRLLLLVVATAFAAFATAAAGPVAFVAFVANPIATRLAGGARTGLVPPALTGALVTLLGDFAAQHLLGAQLPVGVVTGAVGAPYLLLLLATANRAGRV
- a CDS encoding ABC transporter ATP-binding protein, which encodes MLLTPTLRTERLTLGYGPVTVVDDLTAAIPEGRVTMIVGTNACGKSTLLRGLARLLSPSAGAVYLDGKSISSLRSKDVATVLGLLPQSPTAPEGITVADLVGRGRYPHQGLFRRWTAEDDEAVARAMLATDTVELASRPVDELSGGQRQRVWIAMALAQRTPLLLLDEPTTFLDISHQIEVLDLLSDLNRADGTTVVIVLHDLNLAARYGDHLIAMKAGQIAAEGAPGDILTAELVEEVFGLPCRIIDDPVSGTPMVVPIGRHHAGPPATPLR